The following proteins come from a genomic window of Henningerozyma blattae CBS 6284 chromosome 4, complete genome:
- the LRS4 gene encoding Lrs4p (similar to Saccharomyces cerevisiae LRS4 (YDR439W); ancestral locus Anc_5.553) encodes MTTTIQLLANYHKSVVENDALWNRLERDLREKQLNERQQQLDKQDAQLEGTKTTVENEASNLQKELDNGTFEGSDNKTHIDDEPRANQQNENTDLKSNTPPKSSSSSSIIAYETLYLQKRVTQLSHEVQKYRQENDHLMESHKTTKKDLETKLKNSKRTIDQLKKQLGPGTENNKKIQKKNSSLRELLKSQHRSLFEDDENDQENEDFVISKDIQTLSNILDTKPITKFHKQSSRGKSSPKSSSNIKSNMSSKSLTKKNIHSNGLLDAINRKADQKTPIRKRKLARKQIETFDMDI; translated from the coding sequence ATGACTACTACAATTCAACTCCTTGCAAATTATCATAAGTCTGTTGTTGAAAATGATGCTCTTTGGAATAGATTAGAAAGAGATCTACGGGAAAagcaattaaatgaaaGGCAACAACAACTAGATAAACAAGACGCACAACTTGAAGGTACCAAGACAACTGTAGAAAATGAAGCATCTAATTTACAGAAGGAACTAGATAATGGAACTTTTGAGGGTTCTGACAACAAAACTcatattgatgatgaacCCAGAGCCAATCaacaaaatgaaaatacagatttaaaatcaaatacaCCACcaaaatcttcatcatcatcctCTATTATTGCGTATGAAACTTTATACTTACAGAAGCGTGTGACACAACTATCTCACGAGGTACAGAAGTATCGCCAAGAGAATGATCATTTAATGGAAAGCCATAAAACTACTAAGAAAGACTTGGAAacaaaattgaagaattcaAAAAGAACCATTGATCAATTAAAGAAACAATTGGGGCCAGGTACtgagaataataaaaagatacaaaagaaaaattctaGCCTGAGAGAATTACTAAAATCTCAACATCGCTctttatttgaagatgatgaaaatgatcaagaaaatgaagatttcGTCATTTCTAAAGATATTCAAACACTTTCCAATATACTAGATACCAAACCAATTACGAAATTCCATAAACAGTCAAGCAGGGGCAAATCTTCTCCTAAATCTTCGTCAAATATAAAGTCGAATATGTCTTCTAAGTCACTTACTAAGAAGAATATACATTCTAATGGACTTTTAGATGCAATAAATCGTAAAGCTGATCAAAAAACTCCAATTAGAAAACGCA
- the OST6 gene encoding dolichyl-diphosphooligosaccharide--protein glycotransferase (similar to Saccharomyces cerevisiae OST6 (YML019W); ancestral locus Anc_5.552), with product MLTILRVFLLIFYVCQSIVLGEYLTPEQLLNLRDEDGLIRITPENYNQLNQRFEEWHQVLYLTMGPDPNTGEPICPVCGPFEETVRRAAKFIMENSPDTKVLFYVSEVEKNADIIREFNLTAVPHLLAYPPIDIYSSPGTPINWAFSQFYEYKLPENAISDVFRLMDFLNQIMGTRINVPLDINDNIGFDYQVFILYFIIFTSIFVILKKITLKFLKSSESDSESSESENNTISKETRGRLNSIYMQIVCICISFGILLTSITGLKFTQMNQIVFIARNGEGQIMYFSGGTGWQFGIEVLTVSLMYVSMALLVVGLVYLYKAEKLSLLQRNIIGIILSAMLYYGFHYYLLCYEIKNNGYPFTYKLF from the coding sequence ATGCTAACTATACTAAGGGTTTTTcttcttatattttatgTTTGCCAATCAATAGTGTTAGGTGAATATTTAACCCCAGAGCAATTACTCAACCTAAGAGATGAGGATGGGCTTATAAGAATTACCCcagaaaattataatcaaTTGAACCAGCGTTTCGAAGAATGGCATCAAGTATTATATTTGACAATGGGGCCAGATCCAAACACAGGAGAACCTATTTGCCCAGTATGTGGTCCTTTTGAAGAAACAGTTAGAAGAGCAGCAAAGTTCATAATGGAAAATTCACCAGATActaaagttttattttatgtTTCTGAAGTTGAAAAGAATGCAGATATTATTCGAGAATTCAATTTGACAGCCGTTCCACATTTATTAGCTTATCCGCcaattgatatttataGTTCTCCTGGTACGCCAATCAACTGGGCTTTCTCACAATTTTACGAATATAAGTTACCTGAAAATGCTATTAGTGATGTGTTCAGATTGATGGATTTtttgaatcaaataatgGGTACAAGAATTAATGTTCCATtagatattaatgataatatagGTTTTGATTACCAAGTATTTATCTTgtatttcattatattcaCTTCTATTTTTGTCATCTTAAAAAAGATAACTTTAAAATTCCTAAAATCTTCTGAATCTGATTCTGAATCTAGTGAAtcagaaaataatacaatttcaaaagaaacGAGAGGTAGACTGAATAGTATTTATATGCAGATAGTCTGTATATGTATCTCATTTGGAATCTTATTAACAAGCATTACAGGATTAAAATTTACTCAGATGAATCAGATTGTTTTTATTGCCCGTAATGGAGAGGGCCAGATTATGTATTTCAGTGGCGGTACTGGTTGGCAGTTTGGTATTGAAGTTCTTACTGTATCTTTGATGTATGTCAGTATGGCACTTCTAGTAGTTGGTTtggtatatttatataaagctgaaaaattatcattacttCAACGCAATATTAttggaataatattatcGGCAATGTTATATTATGgatttcattattactTGCTTTGTTATGAGatcaaaaataatggtTATCCTTTTACATATAAGCTATTTTAA
- the TBLA0D01480 gene encoding uncharacterized protein (similar to Saccharomyces cerevisiae THI74 (YDR438W) and YML018C; ancestral locus Anc_5.551), translated as MKMIAKFNRRWAWGLLLLSAVVLLWVLSSFLVSIIFEDASYRKPFAITYINTAAFVLYLIPTVKRMYTTYKLTGTINIHSELVAEEESPPISRRNSSMTTRRNSLYLPSSTDQLLDDQHNRYDSNKSIHETSNLSILDEDLELSSDNTPFDAIRRLSLRETINLSAQFCVIWFVANFATNASLAYTSVASQTILSSTSSFFTLFVGGLFHVECVTKIKVFGSVVSFVGILLVTKTDYVSMVNSESVKALFNLSETHTDVYPNIGNAPYSNADGNHVLWGNALALLGALLYSIYSILLKIKVREESRVNMELFFGFVGLFTLIFLWPSMVVLHYMGWETFEIPTSPRVIIIIVANCILTFVSDYCWANAMLLTSPLTVTVGLTLTIPLAMFGDVIFIHKSISPMYALGAVLIVGSFFIINKSSEEDNFEQALEESQEDNAF; from the coding sequence atgaaaatgattgcaaaatttaatagaCGCTGGGCTTGGGGGTTGTTATTGCTGTCTGCTGTAGTACTATTATGGGttttatcttcatttttagTAAGCATCATTTTTGAAGATGCATCTTATAGAAAACCATTTGCGATTACATACATCAATACAGCTGCATTTGTTCTTTATCTTATACCTACTGTTAAACGAATGTATACTACGTATAAACTAACAGGAACTATAAATATACATTCTGAATTAGTGgctgaagaagaaagtcCACCAATTTCCAGAAGAAATTCATCTATGACAACAAGACgaaattcattatatttacCATCTTCTACTgatcaattattagatgaCCAGCATAATCGATATGATAGCAATAAAAGCATACACGAAACCTCGAATTTGAGTATACTAGACGAAGACCTGGAATTAAGCAGTGATAATACTCCATTTGATGCTATCAGAAGATTATCTCTACGAGAAACTATTAATTTAAGTGCCCAGTTTTGCGTAATATGGTTTGTGGCTAATTTTGCTACCAATGCTTCTTTAGCTTATACATCGGTGGCCTCACAAACCATTTTATCTTCCACATCATCTTTTTTCACATTATTTGTTGGTGGATTATTCCATGTTGAATGTGttacaaaaattaaagtgTTTGGCTCAGTTGTATCATTTGTAGGTATTTTACTAGTAACTAAAACTGATTATGTCTCGATGGTAAACTCGGAATCTGTAAAAGcactttttaatttatcagaAACTCACACTGATGTCTACCCTAATATTGGAAACGCTCCGTACTCTAATGCGGATGGTAATCATGTATTATGGGGAAACGCCTTAGCTTTACTGGGAGCTTTGTTATACAGCATATACAGCATTTTGCTAAAAATTAAAGTCCGTGAAGAATCTAGAGTTAATATGGAATTATTCTTTGGGTTTGTAGGCTTGTTCACACTCATATTTCTATGGCCTTCTATGGTTGTACTACATTATATGGGGTGGGAAACATTTGAGATACCCACCTCTCCAcgagtaataataataattgttgCAAATTGTATTTTAACATTTGTCAGTGATTACTGCTGGGCTAATGCAATGCTATTGACAAGCCCCCTAACAGTGACTGTTGGTCTGACATTAACGATTCCGTTAGCAATGTTTGGAGACGtcatatttattcataAATCAATTAGTCCAATGTATGCTCTCGGGGCAGTTCTTATTGTTGGctcattttttataataaataaatccTCAGAGGAAGATAATTTTGAGCAAGCATTAGAAGAATCCCAAGAAGACAACGCATTTTAG
- the TBLA0D01485 gene encoding reverse transcriptase family protein, with translation MQGLSKLTITEAFQVAATAPVDYISTPGSASSPCPTVSVPTPVYSPAANHLIPSVVSLVAPSSDPSSSPLVGWRLEQSCSINGIPFDVLFDTGNPTSLISSDIVRDNNWSTYPVEPFIWSGVFPDRRSSTSITTFWIFEVNGSEFSAAAYVSNNLVNKVIVGSPVVSKYWELLSPALPTTSSSLYIVDSLHEGSVSDIYPNEIQEVFVVSLAANTLSDSFRLLPDLQGDFASTVSDELSPSSASRNFSYDIVLRKGESLPKFPPYRLTPLLTQECKSIVDDLLTKGILINSNSPYSSPVLLVKKKKDTYRMLVDFRQLNKRTVEYPFTMPRIDDLFAKIGACIVFSTLDLRSGYHQIPTNPESERLIGFTTPCGHYHYKVPCLFGLCNAPAKFSRYMQ, from the coding sequence ATGCAAGGCCTCTCCAAGCTCACCATTACTGAGGCATTCCAAGTCGCTGCCACTGCTCCTGTTGATTATATCTCTACCCCTGGTTCCGCTAGCTCTCCATGTCCCACTGTTTCTGTCCCTACTCCCGTTTATTCTCCTGCTGCTAATCACCTCATACCCTCAGTTGTTTCTCTCGTCGCACCCTCGTCTGATCCCTCATCATCACCCTTAGTTGGTTGGCGCCTTGAGCAATCCTGTTCGATTAATGGTATTCCGTTCGATGTTCTGTTTGATACAGGTAATCCTACGTCGCTTATTAGTTCCGATATCGTTCGTGATAATAACTGGTCTACGTATCCTGTTGAACCATTTATTTGGTCTGGTGTCTTCCCTGATCGTCGTTCTTCTACTTCTATCACTACATTTTGGATTTTCGAAGTTAACGGTTCCGAGTTTTCTGCTGCTGCTTACGTCTCGAATAATTTGGTTAATAAAGTTATCGTTGGGTCCCCCGTTGTATCCAAATATTGGGAGTTGTTGTCTCCAGCTTTACCTACTACGTCTAGTTCCTTATACATTGTTGATTCGTTACATGAAGGTTCCGTTTCTGATATATATCCTAATGAAATTCAAGAAGTATTTGTTGTCTCGTTAGCCGCCAACACGTTATCTGATTCCTTTCGCCTACTTCCTGATTTACAAGGTGACTTCGCCTCCACCGTCAGTGATGAGTTATCCCCTTCTTCTGCCTCTCGCAACTTTTCTTACGATATTGTTTTGAGAAAGGGGGAGAGTTTACCAAAATTTCCTCCATATAGACTGACCCCATTGCTAACTCAGGAATGTAAAAGTATCGTTGATGACTTACTCACAAAAGGTATTCttattaatagtaatagcCCATATTCATCCCCAGTCTTATTggtaaaaaagaaaaaagatacTTATCGAATGTTAGTTGATTTCCgtcaattaaataaaagaacCGTAGAATATCCTTTCACAATGCCCAGAATAGACGATTTATTTGCTAAAATTGGAGCTTGTATTGTATTCTCAACACTAGATTTACGTTCAGGCTATCACCAAATACCTACTAATCCCGAATCTGAAAGGTTAATTGGTTTTACGACCCCGTGTGGTCACTATCATTATAAAGTTCCCTGTCTTTTTGGTCTCTGCAACGCCCCTGCAAAGTTTTCGCGCTATATGCAATAG
- the TBLA0D01490 gene encoding uncharacterized protein — protein sequence MSRRKSLLAIYHESMLQGGHFSESTTINKICPLYCWPSMTVDTKTYVKSCLQCQLMKSYRPNVDGTLKPLDIPTGRWLDISIDFITGVPETLFTKMNMILVVIDRFTKHAHFIATNKDCGSQETLNFLYWFVFCYHGFPRSIVSDRDIRITTGVYKELTEPLGIQLKLSSTNHPQTDGQTDATNKTLGRSLRSYCSNDQRQWDRFLPHLEFVYNSTFQRSLEAAPFEVDIGFIPNEPLLDTGIALSSRSDSAVEITKTLKAVSLRTSDILREYQETMDLQTNVHRNEFNYEVDDLVLLHHDVYFTGGRYTKIQSIFLGPFKLVKLQNNTCKLDLPSSFKKHRTINIKWIKKFIHYKDRYPKGLPHISTERLLGIPEIISVVGYDIELGMVYCKMQDTDPPLICSYPLEDFAQIPRFRKTSLLNNFNSLARTLEEEGIVDIF from the coding sequence ATGTCACGAAGAAAAAGTCTTTTAGCCATATATCACGAGAGTATGTTGCAAGGTGGCCATTTCAGCGAAAGTACAACgataaacaaaatatgTCCTTTGTATTGCTGGCCTTCAATGACGGTAGACACTAAGACTTATGTGAAAAGTTGTCTACAATGTCAATTGATGAAAAGTTACAGACCTAACGTTGATGGTACCTTAAAACCCTTAGATATCCCTACAGGTCGTTGGTTGGATATTTCCATTGATTTTATTACTGGCGTGCCTGAAACACTGTTCACTAAGATGAATATGATATTGGTTGTGATAGATCGTTTTACAAAACATGCTCATTTCATTGCTACCAATAAAGATTGTGGCTCCCAAGAAACACTGAATTTTCTGTACTGGTTTGTTTTCTGTTACCACGGTTTTCCTCGATCTATTGTATCGGACAGAGATATTCGCATTACTACTGGTGtttataaagaattaaCGGAACCTCTAGGTATACAATTAAAGCTGTCCTCAACGAACCACCCACAAACCGACGGACAAACTGATGCAACAAATAAGACGCTTGGTCGGTCGTTAAGAAGCTATTGTTCTAATGACCAACGACAATGGGACCGATTTTTACCACATCTAGAATTTGTCTACAACAGTACCTTTCAAAGGTCATTAGAAGCTGCTCCATTTGAAGTTGACATAGGTTTTATTCCGAATGAACCCTTATTAGATACTGGTATTGCGCTATCATCTCGAAGCGATTCTGCTGTTGAAATAACTAAGACTTTAAAAGCCGTATCGTTACGCACATCTGACATATTGAGAGAATATCAAGAAACTATGGATCTTCAGACTAATGTACATCGAAACGAATTTAATTATGAAGTTGACGATTTGGTCCTGTTACACCACGATGTTTATTTCACTGGGGGAAGGTATACCAAGATACAATCTATTTTCCTAGGTCCCTTTAAACTGGttaaattacaaaacaaCACTTGTAAACTAGATTTACCATCATCATTCAAGAAACATAGaacaattaatataaaatggattaaaaaatttatacatTACAAAGATAGGTACCCAAAAGGATTGCCACATATATCTACTGAGAGACTTCTGGGAATTCCTGAGATTATTTCGGTCGTTGGCTATGATATCGAGTTAGGCATGGTTTACTGTAAGATGCAAGATACAGACCCTCCGCTAATCTGTTCTTACCCATTAGAAGACTTTGCCCAAATTCCTAGGTTTAGAAAAACGTCGTTACTgaacaattttaattcattagcTAGAACATTGGAGGAGGAAGGTATTGTAGACATATTCTAA
- the TBLA0D01500 gene encoding uncharacterized protein (similar to Saccharomyces cerevisiae PSP2 (YML017W); ancestral locus Anc_5.550), producing the protein MSLEQFLGDPTLDVNGISDNNMPIDLNSITNTTSLDLLKQHAPNSNAVRHSYHNNYEDMGEENESNYHTRPTNQLSGPPYIVKFSNLPSKFSDFEINDLFESKFTRFIKFKLFWELNKNPSIEILKNGSKFDQNFKRSSKVAFVELYSGRDAMKVLTHWYEPLRDLHDIIVKQADFEDFKHYGEKYQLLDLKNNPMDDPSKPFENLERENVIENKRINNITQSLNGLQLESLSHVNKPIDKPLSYSQLISKNSNEKTNNKVNSDYLNHTHKTEYQDVENNEEYEVMKSEESKEKENNEFKELEELREHKENKENRENKENVDENLDENKPKQFVFKNPERKRTTHFNSNKHYRGKKQYNDGNRNNDSYRRNNNESYKHNESYKNNNELHKNNESYKSNVSYNDTEASASPTYSLFKPASSFLGGSNSNNTSDNHRGGNRGGRGGRGRGGRGGRGRGGRGGYRGGRGGGV; encoded by the coding sequence ATGTCCCTAGAACAATTCTTGGGAGATCCAACGTTGGATGTTAATGGCATATCTGATAACAATATGccaattgatttaaattcaattactAACACAACAAGTTTggatttattaaaacaacACGCACCTAATTCTAATGCCGTACGCCACTCATACCATAATAATTACGAAGATATGGGTGAAGAAAATGAGAGTAATTATCATACTCGCCCAACAAATCAATTATCGGGCCCGCCATATATTGTTAAGTTTTCTAATTTACCATCCAAATTTAgtgattttgaaattaatgatttatttgaatcaaaatttactcgttttattaaatttaaacttttcTGGGAGTTGAATAAAAATCcatcaattgaaatattgaaaaatggttCCAAATTTgatcaaaattttaaaagatctTCTAAAGTTGCATTTGTAGAGTTATATTCGGGACGTGATGCTATGAAAGTTTTAACACATTGGTATGAACCATTAAGAGATTTGCATGATATTATAGTGAAGCAAGCtgattttgaagatttCAAACATTATGGAGAGAAGTATCAACTTttagatttgaaaaataatccAATGGATGATCCATCTAAAccttttgaaaatttagaaCGTGAAAATGTAATTGAAAACAAAcgcattaataatataacacAATCATTAAATGGTCTTCAACTAGAAAGTTTATCTCATGTGAATAAACCTATAGATAAACCATTATCCTACTCACAACTTATTTCTAAAAACTCTAatgaaaaaacaaataataaggTGAATAGTGATTATCTAAATCACACTCATAAAACTGAATACCAAGAtgttgaaaataatgaagaatatgAAGTGATGAAAAGTGAGGAAagtaaagaaaaagagaatAACGAATTTAAAGAGCTTGAAGAGCTTAGAGAACATAAAGAAAACAAAGAGAATAGGGagaataaagaaaatgtaGATGAAAACTTGGATGAGAATAAACCAAAacaatttgtttttaagaATCCAGAAAGAAAGAGAACAACACatttcaattcaaataagCATTATCGAGGTAAAAAGCAATATAATGATGGTAATAGAAACAATGATTCCTATAggagaaataataatgaatcttATAAGCATAATGAATcgtataaaaataataatgaattacataaaaataatgaatcatACAAAAGTAATGTATCGTATAATGATACTGAAGCATCTGCTTCACCTACCTACTCATTATTTAAACCTGCTAGCAGTTTCTTAGGTGGATcaaatagcaataatacATCTGATAACCATAGAGGAGGAAATAGAGGCGGTAGAGGCGGCAGAGGTAGAGGCGGCAGAGGAGGAAGAGGCAGAGGCGGCAGAGGAGGCTACAGAGGAGGTAGAGGAGGTGGCGTATAG
- the TBLA0D01510 gene encoding uncharacterized protein (similar to Saccharomyces cerevisiae PPZ2 (YDR436W) and PPZ1 (YML016C); ancestral locus Anc_5.548), whose product MGNSGSRPQHLPASATAPAASLTAARLAARAARPASEPSSSPPTPPIDGPASSDGSTDDSTLRAHLRSYRLGPATSRDRRRSSSADPAASYHSSVPLARQLRHHSLGQLVLPQGPRHKHRQGHAHSASLDATAAATTASASASVASSNATTSAPIRQPPILKKSHSSDTLPSSHHGHTTPRHLQAHGRANRGHVRSSSLTTERISPITSPHTSPHDSPHSSPPTSPLVSALSDSNPVSSTAQLNVLEPMISNTSAASGASSGVASSSSRISVEKKRQYLDHFPKNVSPDDSQMTSPVTTPLTSLNHPASSLVHSRKELSTLDVDSVIEKLLEVGYSGKKTKAFAIKNTEIIKICARVREIFLSQPALLELSPPVKIAGDIHGQFHDLLRLFHKCGFPPSSNYLFLGDYVDRGKQSLETILLLLCYKIKYPENFFLLRGNHECANVTKVYGFYDECKRRCSVKIWKVFVDTFNTLPLVSVVAKKIFCVHGGLSPVLNSLDEIKHVARPTDVPDFGLVNDLLWSDPTDSPNEWEDNERGVSFCYNSVSINKFLKRFNLDLVCRAHMVVEDGYEFFNNRTLVTVFSAPNYCGEFDNWGAVMSVDKNLLCSFELLDPLDNETLKRIMKRISNTNTTE is encoded by the coding sequence ATGGGTAACTCCGGCTCTCGTCCCCAACATCTCCCTGCGTCTGCTACAGCACCAGCCGCCTCCCTTACTGCCGCCCGTCTCGCTGCCCGTGCAGCTCGTCCAGCTTCTGAACCCAGTTCATCCCCACCTACCCCACCAATAGATGGCCCTGCATCCTCAGACGGTTCTACAGATGATTCCACCCTTCGTGCCCACCTTCGCAGTTACCGCCTAGGTCCTGCTACTTCACGTGATCGTCGACGTTCCTCTTCTGCAGACCCTGCAGCATCTTACCACAGTAGTGTACCGCTAGCACGCCAACTTCGTCACCATTCACTAGGTCAACTCGTGCTGCCTCAGGGTCCCCGTCATAAGCATCGCCAAGGTCACGCCCACTCTGCGTCTCTTGATGCAACCGCAGCTGCCACAACTGCTTCTGCCTCTGCTTCTGTAGCTTCTTCTAATGCAACTACAAGTGCGCCTATACGCCAACCTCCGATCCTTAAGAAGAGTCATTCGTCTGACACACTGCCTTCATCACATCATGGCCATACCACACCACGCCATTTGCAAGCCCATGGTCGGGCCAATCGTGGTCATGTACGCTCGAGTTCACTCACCACTGAACGTATATCGCCTATTACGTCACCACATACCTCACCTCATGACTCACCACACTCGTCACCTCCAACCTCACCATTAGTGTCCGCACTATCAGATTCGAACCCAGTATCTTCTACAGCGCAGCTCAACGTATTAGAGCCCATGATCTCTAACACTTCTGCAGCTTCTGGTGCATCTTCAGGCGTTGCTTCCTCATCATCTCGAATTTCAGTGGAAAAGAAACGACAATATTTAGACCATTTCCCTAAGAATGTTTCGCCCGATGATTCACAAATGACTAGTCCCGTAACGACGCCTTTAACATCTCTCAATCACCCAGCTTCTTCATTAGTCCATTCGAGAAAGGAATTATCTACACTAGATGTAGACTCCGTAATTGAGAAACTATTGGAAGTTGGGTATTCCGGCAAAAAGACTAAGGCATTTGCCATCAAAAACACGgaaatcattaaaatctGTGCACGAGTGCGCGAGATCTTCCTATCACAACCTGCATTGCTTGAACTGTCACCACCAGTGAAAATTGCTGGTGATATTCACGGCCAATTTCATGATCTCTTGCGTCTCTTTCACAAGTGTGGATTCCCACCATCATCCAACTATCTATTTCTAGGTGACTATGTCGACCGTGGTAAGCAATCTCTCGAGACAATTTTGCTGCTCTTGTGTTACAAGATCAAATATCCAGAAAACTTTTTCCTTCTGCGTGGTAATCACGAATGTGCCAACGTGACCAAGGTCTACGGCTTCTATGACGAGTGCAAGCGCCGTTGCAGCGTCAAAATATGGAAGGTCTTTGTAGACACGTTCAATACGTTACCTCTTGTGTCAGTGGTtgccaaaaaaatattttgtgtTCATGGCGGGTTATCGCCTGTGTTGAATTCACTCGATGAGATCAAGCATGTAGCCCGCCCCACCGATGTGCCGGATTTTGGTCTTGTTAATGATTTACTATGGTCAGATCCAACTGATTCACCCAATGAATGGGAGGATAATGAAAGAGGAGTCAGTTTCTGTTACAACTCGGTATCTATCAACAAGTTCTTGAAAAGGTTCAATTTAGATTTGGTTTGTAGAGCTCACATGGTAGTCGAAGACGGCTACGagtttttcaataatagaACCCTGGTAACTGTATTCAGTGCACCAAATTATTGCGGAGAGTTTGATAATTGGGGTGCTGTCATGAGTGTTGATAAGAACTTGTTATGTAGttttgaattattggaTCCGTTAGACAACGAAACTTTAAAGAGGATTATGAAGCGTATATCTAACACAAACACAACTGAGTAG
- the PPM1 gene encoding leucine carboxy methyltransferase (similar to Saccharomyces cerevisiae PPM1 (YDR435C); ancestral locus Anc_5.547), with the protein MLPPNPHSQPRFTPVQQTDFDALGCKLASISHGYLPPQIKDFNDTNITSLYENYNQLYQEFHAHLKPCLSRRLASKLNTTIAHSLPVMNIGTYLRTVSIDFTIIQYIHQLNNSPFQIVNLGSGTDLRAFHYLPQYANLTKFIDVDYPISLDFKSRAIDGSSYLTSFSTSRYSMVPWDLSKGSLIDILIANGIDVAIPTIFITECVMCYLEDSVANQLIQTIKANFLHGLWISYDPIAYSENDRFIAMMNSNLIELRNLSMPTLLKYNSIDKYSNRWVSVFDNLIAYKILSLWDFYMEKLSNVGKLRLKNLQFLDEIEELKLMQSHYILLSIRW; encoded by the coding sequence ATGCTTCCACCCAACCCCCATTCCCAGCCGCGATTTACACCCGTACAACAAACTGATTTTGATGCCTTGGGTTGTAAACTAGCATCTATTTCTCATGGCTACTTGCCCCCACAAATAAAAGACTTTAATGACACAAATATAACTAGCTtatatgaaaattataaCCAACTGTATCAAGAATTCCATGCTCATCTCAAACCATGTTTGTCTAGGCGGTTAGCATCTAAATTGAATACCACTATAGCGCATTCATTACCAGTTATGAATATAGGAACTTACTTACGCACAGTATCCATCGATTTTACAATCATTCAATACattcatcaattaaataactCACCATTCCAGATTGTTAATTTAGGTTCAGGTACAGATCTACGTGCCTTCCATTATTTACCTCAATATGCTAATCTAactaaatttattgatgtAGATTACCCAATTTCGTtagattttaaatcaagAGCAATTGATGGCTCCAGTTATTTAACATCATTCTCTACATCACGGTATTCAATGGTTCCCTGGGATTTATCTAAGGGGTCTCTCATAGACATTTTGATTGCAAATGGGATTGATGTTGCTATCCCTACGATTTTCATCACTGAGTGTGTAATGTGCTATCTTGAAGACTCAGTAGcaaatcaattgattcaaACAATTAAAGCAAATTTCTTACATGGGCTGTGGATTTCATATGATCCAATTGCATATTCTGAAAATGACCGTTTCATTGCAATGATGAATTCTAACCTAATagaattaagaaatttatcaatGCCCACactattgaaatataattctatagacaaatattcaaatagaTGGGTATCTGTGTTCGATAATCTAATTGCTTATAAAATTCTTTCTTTATGGGATTTTTATatggaaaaattatctaatgtTGGAAAATTaagattaaagaatttacaATTCTTggatgaaattgaagaattaaaattaatgcaatctcattatattttactaTCTATTCGTTGGTGA